A window of Flammeovirga kamogawensis genomic DNA:
TTTATACGCCATAAATCATTTTGAATCTGCATATAATTGCATGAATTACTTAATGAATTACTACCCTAGTAAATTAATACATAACAACCTCGGAATATGCCAGTTAAGTCTCTATTTAGATAAAATTACTGATGCATCTATTTACCCATATATTTACCCATTTGAGTTTGATGTACGCATTAAAAGAATTGAAGAAGTCAATAAATTAACTTCTAGATCGCAAGATTTCACTATGATTGATGAAGCTATAACACATTTTAAACAAGCCATTCTTATTGACCCATACTATGAAGTTGCTTATATTAATCTTGCTTGCGCTTATTCAATAAGAGGTAATCAAGATGCTGCAAGTGGTACTATAAATGAATTAGAACAATTCCTTAATAACGAAGGAAAACAGCTTACAGAAAATGCTTATTTAATAAGAGGTATAAGTAAAGCCTTAAATGGAAATACGACTGTTGCTGCTGAAAACTTTGAAAATATTAGTGATAATTCTGATATTAATATTCTAAATAAAAGAATTCTTGAGGCAGAAATTAACCATGAATCTACTTACTTCGATGATTTTAAAAGATGGGTGAATTCCTATTTCGATGAAGAAATAGAAAGTAACCTTACTGAAATCTCTATCAATAAAGATCTTGAGGTAATAAAAAACCAGCTTCCTATAAATTTATCCTTAACAAATGAGTTTAAAGAAATTGATCTAGGAAACTGGTCAACGTTGTATTACTTAGAAAGTAAAGACTTTGTTCAAATTATATATCAAGGACATTCCGAAGAAGTCAAAATGATTATTGCTTTTGACAACTACAAAAATTCTACTGAAAAAGGAATTAAGGTTAACTCAACTTTCGCTGAAGTTACAGATGCAAATCATTATGGTTACCCTTCATTTAGATGGAATAATTCGCCTCAAGCAATCATTACTTATCAGCACGGAAACATTGGGTTTATTCTTGAAAACGACCATGTAGTAAATTGGTTTACATGGTATGTTGGCAGGTAATTACTTCAATGGTTGAGGTGTTTCAGTATAATCGATAAGATAATCTCTATCATTAAAATAAAGTAAAAAAGAGGGTGTCGACACGGGGTCAAACGAAAGTTTAGCTTTAGGAAAATCCTTACTATCCTTACCCACAAAAAGCTGTAATTTTTTACCTTGTAAATTATAATATCCTTTTTTAGACTCATCCTGAACAATCTCAATTGTAATATTGGGATCATTATCTCCTGCAAAACCTAAACTTTCAGTATCGCTTTTCACTTCGATAGAATAACTATTTATTACTACAGGAGAAGATGTTGAAACATCATTTTTAAAGAACACTACGGTTGCTAAAATAAAAATACAAACAGAAGCAGCTACAGCAATTATTTTCGGATTAAATACTCTAAAACTTACTTCTTTTACCTCTTCTTTTTCTTGAGGCTTTTCTACTTTAAAAGTAGTTTGAACAGGAACAGCTTCTTTAGTAGACCCTTCGTGTTTATTTTCAAATTGAGTTAATTGTTCTTTTAATGCCTCTCTTCGAACTTTAGCTACAATTTGTTCTTGTGCTTTTACTTCAAATTTGAAATCTTCATCTTCTTTCAGCTTATTTTCTACGTAAGCAGACAATTCCGGTGTTAAATCATTCGATAGATAAGCATCTATTAAATTTGTCTTGTTTGGATAATTGGACTCTTCAAAAGCCTTAAGCTTTTTTACAAATTCATTTCTCTTTACAATTTCAATAAGATGTATTTGAGCAAGAACTTCTTTCTCAAACGTCTCATCATCCTTTCGACGATTGTCAAAAGCTTCTTTCTCTTCTACAGATAAAGTACCTTCCAAATAGGCATCTATATAAGTAGTCAACTCGTTGTTTTCCATATTATAACCCTTTAGATTTGAGCACTACTACAGCTTCTTTTCTTGCCTTCTCCATACATTTATTTAATTGAGAAGTAGCAGATCTTGCATTCATAAAACCTAATTGTTCTGCAATTTCATTCATAGACAATTTGATTTTAGAATATTTTGAGTTGATTAATTCTTGACATTTTTCACCAAGATTTCCCAAAATTGATGTCAAATCATCATACAATTCGTATTGTTCCTCATCAAAGCTTACACTATCATCAATTAGTGTGTTATCGTGCTCTAACGTATCATTCTTACCTTTTGTATTTCTAATCTGAACTCTCCACTGATTATAGGCAAGGGTATATAAATAATTTCTTAAGTTGGAATCCTCTCTCACTTTCCCTCTTAGAATATTGTTATGTAAATCAATAATTACATTCTGAAAAATCTCTTTCCCAGCTTCTTCATCACCTCCATTCTTTTTGATTAAATTGACAATCATTGCTTGAAAATTGACATATAAATATGACCAAGCCGTTTCTTTATTATCTTTTAAATCATCTAATAATGATTGTAATGAAGTATTGTATTCTTGATGCACCATGTTAAACAGAAAAATGATTAATAATA
This region includes:
- a CDS encoding M48 family metalloprotease, which codes for MSTQKDNVAKYYPGDNQHVIYLDETVYDLCSTIGSDSLDALACIIGHELGHYYEEHLKSFGFNAKEIKDVPSKKKVDIEKKADKFGLFYGAVAGYNTPLNFPIILRLIYKEYNRTETIKGYPSLEERESIINDAIKETDELINVYRTAQNLYAINHFESAYNCMNYLMNYYPSKLIHNNLGICQLSLYLDKITDASIYPYIYPFEFDVRIKRIEEVNKLTSRSQDFTMIDEAITHFKQAILIDPYYEVAYINLACAYSIRGNQDAASGTINELEQFLNNEGKQLTENAYLIRGISKALNGNTTVAAENFENISDNSDINILNKRILEAEINHESTYFDDFKRWVNSYFDEEIESNLTEISINKDLEVIKNQLPINLSLTNEFKEIDLGNWSTLYYLESKDFVQIIYQGHSEEVKMIIAFDNYKNSTEKGIKVNSTFAEVTDANHYGYPSFRWNNSPQAIITYQHGNIGFILENDHVVNWFTWYVGR
- a CDS encoding RNA polymerase sigma factor, translating into MVHQEYNTSLQSLLDDLKDNKETAWSYLYVNFQAMIVNLIKKNGGDEEAGKEIFQNVIIDLHNNILRGKVREDSNLRNYLYTLAYNQWRVQIRNTKGKNDTLEHDNTLIDDSVSFDEEQYELYDDLTSILGNLGEKCQELINSKYSKIKLSMNEIAEQLGFMNARSATSQLNKCMEKARKEAVVVLKSKGL